Proteins encoded in a region of the Carassius carassius chromosome 49, fCarCar2.1, whole genome shotgun sequence genome:
- the LOC132132476 gene encoding olfactory receptor 1468-like isoform X1, protein MSSMLSESSSNVTFVRPATFFLNGFSNIPHAKYFYVFLSLVYVVTVLGNSFIMCIIYLARRLHTAKYIAVFHLAFSDLCGSSALVPKIIDTFLFGHHDVSYEVCFVSMFFVYHFMNLQSLTLLVLAYDRLVAICFPLQYHAIVTKRAMFLIIGVMWILSMAYFSVHVGLLNRLSICSSNVVNSYFCDYGPVCRLACNDNSLNLLMGKICFGFLICLPPILIIISYFCIALAFLKIARGVDRIKALKTCTSHLILVAVFYLPILSNNIAAATTPIHPNARIINNSLTQIIPPMLNPIIYTLKTEEVMQSIKELYKRSKVNTIKIKCKKD, encoded by the exons ATGAGCTCCATGCTGTCAGAATCCTCGTCAAATGTGACCTTTGTTCGTCCTGCAACCTTTTTCCTCAATGGCTTTTCTAATATTCCACATGCAAAATACTTCtatgtgtttttgtctttagTGTATGTTGTGACTGTTTTAGGGAATTCATTTATCATGTGTATCATATATTTGGCCCGCAGGCTTCACACAGCCAAATACATTGCCGTTTTCCATCTTGCCTTTTCTGATCTGTGTGGAAGCTCAGCTTTGGTTCCAAAAATCATTGACACATTTTTGTTTGGGCACCATGAtgtttcatatgaagtgtgctTTGTGAGTATGTTTTTTGTATATCATTTCATGAATCTGCAGTCTTTGACACTACTTGTTTTGGCTTATGATAGACTGGTTGCTATTTGTTTTCCCCTACAGTATCATGCCATTGTAACCAAACGAGCCATGTTTCTAATCATAGGGGTGATGTGGATTTTGTCTATGGCATATTTTTCTGTACATGTAGGTCTGCTGAATAGACTTTCTATTTGTAGTTCTAATGTGGTTAAtagttatttttgtgattatggCCCTGTTTGTAGACTAGCTTGTAATGATAATTCCCTAAATTTACTGATGGGAAAAATTTGCTTTGGTTTCCTGATTTGCTTGCCTCCAATACTGATCATCATTTCATATTTCTGCATTGCTCTGGCTTTTCTTAAGATTGCTCGTGGTGTTGATCGgataaaagctttaaaaacctGCACCTCACATCTCATATTAGTGGCAGTTTTTTATCTCCCAATTTTAAGTAATAACATTGCCGCTGCCACAACACCTATCCATCCAAATGCCCGGATAATTAACAATTCTCTGACCCAGATAATTCCACCTATGCTAAATCCCATCATATACACTCTTAAGACAGAGGAGGTCATGCAATCCATAAAAGAACTGTACAAACGCAGTAAGGTGAATACAATAa AAATTAAATGTAAGAAGGATTAG
- the LOC132132476 gene encoding olfactory receptor 1468-like isoform X2 has product MSSMLSESSSNVTFVRPATFFLNGFSNIPHAKYFYVFLSLVYVVTVLGNSFIMCIIYLARRLHTAKYIAVFHLAFSDLCGSSALVPKIIDTFLFGHHDVSYEVCFVSMFFVYHFMNLQSLTLLVLAYDRLVAICFPLQYHAIVTKRAMFLIIGVMWILSMAYFSVHVGLLNRLSICSSNVVNSYFCDYGPVCRLACNDNSLNLLMGKICFGFLICLPPILIIISYFCIALAFLKIARGVDRIKALKTCTSHLILVAVFYLPILSNNIAAATTPIHPNARIINNSLTQIIPPMLNPIIYTLKTEEVMQSIKELYKRSKVNTISE; this is encoded by the coding sequence ATGAGCTCCATGCTGTCAGAATCCTCGTCAAATGTGACCTTTGTTCGTCCTGCAACCTTTTTCCTCAATGGCTTTTCTAATATTCCACATGCAAAATACTTCtatgtgtttttgtctttagTGTATGTTGTGACTGTTTTAGGGAATTCATTTATCATGTGTATCATATATTTGGCCCGCAGGCTTCACACAGCCAAATACATTGCCGTTTTCCATCTTGCCTTTTCTGATCTGTGTGGAAGCTCAGCTTTGGTTCCAAAAATCATTGACACATTTTTGTTTGGGCACCATGAtgtttcatatgaagtgtgctTTGTGAGTATGTTTTTTGTATATCATTTCATGAATCTGCAGTCTTTGACACTACTTGTTTTGGCTTATGATAGACTGGTTGCTATTTGTTTTCCCCTACAGTATCATGCCATTGTAACCAAACGAGCCATGTTTCTAATCATAGGGGTGATGTGGATTTTGTCTATGGCATATTTTTCTGTACATGTAGGTCTGCTGAATAGACTTTCTATTTGTAGTTCTAATGTGGTTAAtagttatttttgtgattatggCCCTGTTTGTAGACTAGCTTGTAATGATAATTCCCTAAATTTACTGATGGGAAAAATTTGCTTTGGTTTCCTGATTTGCTTGCCTCCAATACTGATCATCATTTCATATTTCTGCATTGCTCTGGCTTTTCTTAAGATTGCTCGTGGTGTTGATCGgataaaagctttaaaaacctGCACCTCACATCTCATATTAGTGGCAGTTTTTTATCTCCCAATTTTAAGTAATAACATTGCCGCTGCCACAACACCTATCCATCCAAATGCCCGGATAATTAACAATTCTCTGACCCAGATAATTCCACCTATGCTAAATCCCATCATATACACTCTTAAGACAGAGGAGGTCATGCAATCCATAAAAGAACTGTACAAACGCAGTAAGGTGAATACAATAagtgaataa
- the LOC132132477 gene encoding olfactory receptor 1E16-like, translated as MSSMQSNSSANVTFVRPANFFINGFFNIPHAKYYYVFLSLVYVVTVLGNSFIMCIIYLGRRLHTAKYIAVFHLAFSDLCGSSALIPKVIDTLLFEHQDISYEACLAYMFFVYHFMNLQSLTLLVLSYDRLVAICFPLRYHAIVTKPAMFLIIGVMWSFSVTFFSVLVGSVNRLSFCGSNVLDSYFCDYGPIYRIACNDNSVNILLGKICYSLLIFTPLILIFISYFCIALVLFKIPHGVDRIKAIKTCTSHLILVAIFYIPILSNNIASIITPLHPNARIINNSLTQTIPPMLNPIIYTLKTEEVMQSIKELYKRSKVNTTTDRRIKSSRSN; from the coding sequence ATGAGCTCCATGCAGTCAAACTCCTCTGCAAATGTGACCTTTGTTCGTCCTGCAAACTTTTTCATAAATGGCTTTTTTAATATCCCACATGCAAAATATTACTATGTGTTCTTGTCTTTAGTATATGTTGTGACTGTTTTAGGGAATTCATTTATCATGTGTATCATTTATTTGGGCCGCAGACTTCACACAGCCAAATACATTGCTGTTTTCCATCTGGCCTTTTCTGACCTGTGTGGAAGCTCAGCTTTGATTCCAAAAGTCATTGACACACTTTTATTTGAGCACCAGGACATTTCATATGAAGCATGTTTGGCATATATGTTTTTTGTATATCACTTCATGAATCTGCAGTCTTTGACACTACTCGTTTTGTCTTATGACAGACTGGTTGCTATTTGTTTTCCTCTACGGTATCATGCCATTGTAACCAAACCAGCGATGTTTCTAATCATAGGGGTGATGTGGAGTTTTTCTGTaacatttttttctgtacttGTAGGTTCTGTGAATAGACTCTCTTTTTGTGGATCTAATGTGCTTGAtagttatttttgtgattatggGCCTATCTATAGAATAGCTTGTAATGATAattctgtaaatattttgttgGGTAAAATTTGCTATAGTCTACTGATTTTTACGCCACTGATATTGATCTTCATCTCATATTTCTGCATTGCTCTGGTTTTGTTTAAGATTCCCCATGGTGTTGACCGGATCAAAGCCATAAAAACCTGCACCTCACATCTCATATTGGTGGCAATTTTTTATATCCCAATTTTAAGTAATAACATTGCATCTATAATAACACCTTTACATCCAAATGCCCGGATAATTAACAATTCTCTGACACAGACAATACCACCAATGCTGAATCCCATCATATACACTCTAAAGACAGAAGAGGTCATGCAGTCCATAAAAGAACTGTACAAACGCAGCAAAGTGAACACAACAACAGATAGAAGAATAAAATCCAGTAGAAGTAATTAA
- the LOC132132462 gene encoding olfactory receptor 1E16-like, whose protein sequence is MSSMQSNSSANVTFVRPATFFINGFFNIPHAKYFYVFLSLVYVVTVLGNSFIMCIIYLARRLHTAKYIAVFHLAFSDLCGSSALIPKVIDTFLFEHQDISYDACLANMFFVFHFMNLQSLTLLVLSYDRLVAICFPLQYHTIVTKPAMFLIIGVMWSFSMIFFSVFVGLVNSLSFCGSNVLDSYFCDYRPVYSLACNDNSMNILMGRIGSSLLIFMPLILIFISYFCIALALLKIAHGVERIKAMKTCTSHLILVAIFYIPILSNNIASLKTPFDPDTRIINNSLTQTIPPMLNPIIYTLKTEDVMQSIKELYKRNKDNTTTERRIKCSRRN, encoded by the coding sequence ATGAGCTCCATGCAGTCAAACTCCTCTGCAAATGTGACCTTTGTTCGTCCTGCAACATTTTTTATCAATGGCTTTTTTAATATCCCTCATGCAAAATACTTCTATGTGTTCTTGTCTTTAGTATATGTTGTGACTGTTTTAGGGAATTCATTTATCATGTGTATCATTTATTTGGCCCGCAGACTTCACACAGCCAAATACATTGCTGTTTTCCATCTGGCCTTTTCTGATCTGTGTGGAAGCTCGGCTTTGATTCCAAAAGTCATTGACACATTTTTATTCGAGCATCAGGACATTTCATATGATGCATGTTTGGCaaatatgttttttgtatttcatttcatgAATCTGCAGTCTTTGACACTACTTGTCTTGTCTTATGACAGACTGGTTGCTATTTGTTTTCCCCTACAGTATCATACCATTGTAACCAAACCAGCCATGTTTCTGATCATAGGGGTGATGTGGAGTTTTTCtatgatatttttttctgtttttgtaggTTTGGTGAATAGTCTCTCCTTTTGTGGATCTAATGTGCTTGAtagttatttttgtgattatcGCCCTGTCTATAGTTTAGCCTGTAATGATAATTCTATGAATATTTTGATGGGAAGAATAGGCAGTAGTCTCCTTATTTTCATGCCACTGATATTAATATTCATTTCTTATTTCTGCATTGCTCTGGCTCTGCTTAAGATTGCTCATGGTGTTGAGCGGATCAAAGCCATGAAAACCTGCACCTCACATCTCATATTGGTAGCAATTTTTTATATCCCAATTTTAAGCAATAATATTGCATCTCTAAAAACACCTTTTGATCCTGACACCCGGATAATTAACAATTCCCTGACACAGACAATACCCCCTATGCTGAATCCCATCATATACACTCTAAAGACAGAGGATGTCATGCAATCAATTAAAGAACTCTACAAACGTAACAAAGATAACACAACTACAGAAAGAAGAATAAAATGCAGTAggagaaattaa